Proteins encoded together in one Canis lupus familiaris isolate Mischka breed German Shepherd chromosome 25, alternate assembly UU_Cfam_GSD_1.0, whole genome shotgun sequence window:
- the SAG gene encoding S-arrestin (The RefSeq protein has 1 substitution compared to this genomic sequence) has product MAASGKTSKSASNHVIFKKISRDKSVTIYLGKRDYIDHVEQVEPVDGIVLVDPELVKGKKVYVSLTCAFRYGQEDIDVIGLSFRRDLYFSQVQVFPPVEAAGAPTKLQESLMKKLGGNTYPFLLTFPDYLPCSVMLQPAPQDMGKCCGVDFEVKAFARDSTEDEEDKVPKKSSVRLLIRKVQHAPSKMGPQPRAEAAWQFFMSDKPLHLAVSLSKEIYFHGEPITVTVTVTNNTEKTVKKIKALVEQVANVVLYSSDYYTKPVAQEETQEKVPPNSTLTTTLTLVPLLANNRERRGIALDGKIKHEDTNLASSTIIKEGIDRTVLGILVSYHIKVKLTVSGFLGELTSSEVATEVPFRLMHPQPEDPATAKESFQDANLVFEEFARQNLKDFAEEGKKDREAMDE; this is encoded by the exons CCATCTACTTGGGGAAGAGAGACTATATAGACCATGTTGAACAAGTAGAGCCTGTGG ATGGTATCGTGTTGGTGGATCCCGAGCttgtgaagggaaagaaag TGTATGTCTCTCTGACCTGCGCCTTCCGCTACGGCCAGGAAGACATCGACGTGATTGGCCTGAGCTTCCGCAGGGACCTATACTTCTCTCAGGTCCAGGTGTTCCCACCCGTAGAGGCTGCAGGCGCCCCCACGAAGCTGCAGGAGAGCCTGATGAAGAAGCTGGGGGGCAACACGTACCCCTTCCTGCTCACG TTCCCTGATTACTTACCCTGCTCGGTGATGCTGCAGCCAGCTCCGCAAGACATGGGGAAG TGCTGTGGGGTCGACTTTGAGGTCAAGGCATTCGCCAGAGACAGCACAGAGGATGAAGAGGACAAAGTGCCCAAGAA GAGCTCCGTGCGTTTACTGATCCGGAAAGTACAGCATGCGCCATCGAAGATGGGTCCCCAGCCCCGAGCTGAGGCCGCCTGGCAGTTCTTCATGTCCGACAAGCCCTTGCACCTGGCTGTCTCCCTCAGCAAAGAG ATCTATTTCCATGGGGAGCCCATTACTGTGACTGTGACTGTGACCAATAACACAGAGAAGACTGTGAAGAAGATTAAAGCATTAG TAGAACAAGTGGCCAACGTGGTTCTCTACTCGAGTGATTATTATACCAAGCCAGTGGCCCAGGAGGAAACACA AGAAAAAGTGCCACCGAACAGCACTCTGACCACGACGCTGACGCTGGTGCCCTTGCTGGCCAACAACCGTGAAAGAAGGGGCATCGCCCTGGATGGGAAGATTAAGCATGAGGACACGAACCTTGCTTCGAGCACCAT AATAAAGGAGGGCATAGACCGGACTGTCCTGGGCATCCTGGTGTCTTACCATATCAAGGTGAAGCTCACGGTGTCAGG CTTTCTGGGAGAGCTCACCTCCAG tgaagtGGCAACTGAGGTGCCTTTCCGCCTCATGCACCCCCAGCCCGAGGACCCAG CTACGGCAAAGGAAAG TTTTCAGGATGAAAATTTGGTTTTCGAGGAGTTTGCTCGCCAAAATCTGAAAGACTTTGctgaggaggggaagaaagaccGGGAGGCCATGGATGAGTGA